A single window of Cataglyphis hispanica isolate Lineage 1 chromosome 2, ULB_Chis1_1.0, whole genome shotgun sequence DNA harbors:
- the LOC126859011 gene encoding oxidation resistance protein 1 isoform X12: MNWMNAVVMNTFSGMMDFIYNRHVKRALTNMMPIVHRRVDDLYRFIHAWVPNLYGELDENYWRERGYILSDTDTDLSPELSPHESGEGADSTEESKARDGQGDDITELTRESWELIKAPYVKLYSILKTSSTSADSEQIQDSEVLSMSEEVRRVLYANSAISLDNEIIVPDLIGTTEILSEEHREQLCRHLPARAEGYHWTLVFSTSQHGFSLNSMYRKMAKIESPILLVIEDTEGNVFGALTSCALHVSDHFYGTGESLLFRFTPKFQCFNWSGDNLYFIKGNNESLAIGAGDGKFGLWLDGDLYQGRTQSCSTYANDPLAPREDFVVKTLECWAFI, from the exons ATGAATTGGATGAACGCGGTCGTGATGAACACGTTTAGCGGTATGATGGATTTTATTTACAACCGACATGTGAAAAGAGCGCTGACGAACATGATGCCTATCGTGCATCGCAG AGTGGACGATCTGTATAGGTTTATTCACGCATGGGTACCGAATCTCTACGGCGAACTGGATGAGAATTACTGGCGGGAACGCGGCTACATTCTGTCCGACACCGACACAGACCTGTCGCCGGAATTGTCACCCCATGAGAGCGGCGAGGGCGCGGATTCTACGGAGGAGAGTAAAGCTCGCGACGGACAAGGCGATGACATCACCGAGTTGACAAGGGAATCCTGGGAG TTGATCAAGGCCCCCTACGTAAAGCTGTACAGCATCCTGAAGACTTCGAGCACATCGGCCGATTCTGAGCAGATCCAGGATTCGGAG GTACTCTCTATGAGCGAGGAAGTGAGGCGAGTGCTCTACGCAAACAGTGCCATCTCCCTGGACAACGAAATCATCGTGCCTGATCTCATCGGCACGACCGAAATACTCAGCGAGGAACATAGGGAACAACTCTGTCGTCATTTACCCGCGAGGGCGGAAGGTTATCATTGGACTCTCGTCTTCAGCACCAGCCAGCATGGTTTCAGCCTCAACAGCATGTATCGAAAAATGGCAAAGATCGAGAGTCCGATCTTATTAGTCATCGAGGACACCGAAGGCAAC GTGTTTGGTGCATTAACCTCGTGCGCCTTACACGTGAGTGATCACTTTTATGGTACCGGTGAGTCCCTGCTCTTCAGGTTTACGCCAAAGTTCCAATGTTTCAACTGGAGCGGCGATAATCTATACTTCATCAAGGGCAACAACGAAAGCTTAGCAATCGGTGCCGGAGA tggcAAGTTTGGACTTTGGTTGGACGGTGACCTATACCAAGGCAGGACGCAGTCCTGCAGCACGTACGCCAACGATCCGTTAGCACCGCGCGAAGACTTTGTCGTCAAGACATTGGAATGTTGGGCATTCATATAG
- the LOC126859011 gene encoding TLD domain-containing protein 2 isoform X13 — protein MPRSKMPNPISKIIKKFLKKQTKVLSMSEEVRRVLYANSAISLDNEIIVPDLIGTTEILSEEHREQLCRHLPARAEGYHWTLVFSTSQHGFSLNSMYRKMAKIESPILLVIEDTEGNVFGALTSCALHVSDHFYGTGESLLFRFTPKFQCFNWSGDNLYFIKGNNESLAIGAGDGKFGLWLDGDLYQGRTQSCSTYANDPLAPREDFVVKTLECWAFI, from the exons ATGCCTAGGTCAAAAATGCCGAATCCGATCTCCAAGATAATCaagaaattcttgaaaaagcAAACGAAG GTACTCTCTATGAGCGAGGAAGTGAGGCGAGTGCTCTACGCAAACAGTGCCATCTCCCTGGACAACGAAATCATCGTGCCTGATCTCATCGGCACGACCGAAATACTCAGCGAGGAACATAGGGAACAACTCTGTCGTCATTTACCCGCGAGGGCGGAAGGTTATCATTGGACTCTCGTCTTCAGCACCAGCCAGCATGGTTTCAGCCTCAACAGCATGTATCGAAAAATGGCAAAGATCGAGAGTCCGATCTTATTAGTCATCGAGGACACCGAAGGCAAC GTGTTTGGTGCATTAACCTCGTGCGCCTTACACGTGAGTGATCACTTTTATGGTACCGGTGAGTCCCTGCTCTTCAGGTTTACGCCAAAGTTCCAATGTTTCAACTGGAGCGGCGATAATCTATACTTCATCAAGGGCAACAACGAAAGCTTAGCAATCGGTGCCGGAGA tggcAAGTTTGGACTTTGGTTGGACGGTGACCTATACCAAGGCAGGACGCAGTCCTGCAGCACGTACGCCAACGATCCGTTAGCACCGCGCGAAGACTTTGTCGTCAAGACATTGGAATGTTGGGCATTCATATAG
- the LOC126859011 gene encoding TLD domain-containing protein 2 isoform X14 — MTVDPYPILNYVFQHSSRMLTVLSMSEEVRRVLYANSAISLDNEIIVPDLIGTTEILSEEHREQLCRHLPARAEGYHWTLVFSTSQHGFSLNSMYRKMAKIESPILLVIEDTEGNVFGALTSCALHVSDHFYGTGESLLFRFTPKFQCFNWSGDNLYFIKGNNESLAIGAGDGKFGLWLDGDLYQGRTQSCSTYANDPLAPREDFVVKTLECWAFI, encoded by the exons ATGACCGTGGATCCATATCCTATTCTGAATTACGTTTTTCAGCATTCGTCAAGAATGCTTACG GTACTCTCTATGAGCGAGGAAGTGAGGCGAGTGCTCTACGCAAACAGTGCCATCTCCCTGGACAACGAAATCATCGTGCCTGATCTCATCGGCACGACCGAAATACTCAGCGAGGAACATAGGGAACAACTCTGTCGTCATTTACCCGCGAGGGCGGAAGGTTATCATTGGACTCTCGTCTTCAGCACCAGCCAGCATGGTTTCAGCCTCAACAGCATGTATCGAAAAATGGCAAAGATCGAGAGTCCGATCTTATTAGTCATCGAGGACACCGAAGGCAAC GTGTTTGGTGCATTAACCTCGTGCGCCTTACACGTGAGTGATCACTTTTATGGTACCGGTGAGTCCCTGCTCTTCAGGTTTACGCCAAAGTTCCAATGTTTCAACTGGAGCGGCGATAATCTATACTTCATCAAGGGCAACAACGAAAGCTTAGCAATCGGTGCCGGAGA tggcAAGTTTGGACTTTGGTTGGACGGTGACCTATACCAAGGCAGGACGCAGTCCTGCAGCACGTACGCCAACGATCCGTTAGCACCGCGCGAAGACTTTGTCGTCAAGACATTGGAATGTTGGGCATTCATATAG